The following DNA comes from Candidatus Obscuribacterales bacterium.
CAGAATGCGATCGCGTGGATAAGAGCGATCGCTATCCAACCTCAACCTCTAAACGTTGCACGAGTTCGTTTTACGGTCTAGATCAGTATTATTTCTTTTAGCCCCATCGGTGTTAGGTACCCATGAGAGACAACCATCGGGATAGCATCAAGCTTTCGCAATTGCGGGCCCTGCTAGAAATTGCCAATTGCGGTAACTTCAGTGAGGCTGCCCTCTGTCTGAATGTGTCGCAGTCGGCGGTGAGTCACGCGATCGCCACCCTGGAGAACGAACTGGGCGTGGTACTGCTTTCCCGTGGACGCCATGGAGCCACCCTGACCCCCGTGGGTGAACAAATCATTGGCGATGTCCGCCATGTCATGGATTCCCTAGAGGAAATTGTGCGCAAGTCTAACCTTGCCAAAGGGCTAGACGGTGGGCAGGTGCGCGTTGCCTCCTTCCGAAGCGTTGCCACCCATGTGCTGCCAGCGGTGATTGCTCTTTTTCGCAAAGCCTTTCCCGCCATTTCCGTCACCATTATTGAACATCAGCACCTACCCTCGGTACATCAATCCCTGCGTCAGGGACTAGCAGATATCGGCTTCCTCTATTTGCCAGCGCCGGATGACTTTGAAACCTGGGAAATCCTGCGCGATGACTATGTGGTATTGCTGCCCCCGGATGCCAAAATAGCGGGCTCTGTAATTACCTGGGATGAACTGCATAGTTTTCCGTTAATCATGCCCGCTGCTGATGATAGCTGTCGATTGATCGTACGGAAGTACTTCACGCAGTTTGATCAACCCCTGAATGCGGCCTATGAAGTACGTGAAGACTCCACCATTGTTAGCATGGTGGAACAAGGGCTAGGAGCCACGGTGATTGCCCGACTGGCCGCCGAACCGCTGCCGCCTAGTCTCCGGGTCTATAAATTGCCCTATCCCCTAGAGCGAGTGATCGGGGTAGGGGTTTTGTCGGATGCCCTACATCCCCCGGCGGTGTTTGCCTTTTTAGATGT
Coding sequences within:
- a CDS encoding LysR family transcriptional regulator, producing MRDNHRDSIKLSQLRALLEIANCGNFSEAALCLNVSQSAVSHAIATLENELGVVLLSRGRHGATLTPVGEQIIGDVRHVMDSLEEIVRKSNLAKGLDGGQVRVASFRSVATHVLPAVIALFRKAFPAISVTIIEHQHLPSVHQSLRQGLADIGFLYLPAPDDFETWEILRDDYVVLLPPDAKIAGSVITWDELHSFPLIMPAADDSCRLIVRKYFTQFDQPLNAAYEVREDSTIVSMVEQGLGATVIARLAAEPLPPSLRVYKLPYPLERVIGVGVLSDALHPPAVFAFLDV